In the Nerophis ophidion isolate RoL-2023_Sa linkage group LG19, RoL_Noph_v1.0, whole genome shotgun sequence genome, ctgaatgcagttgagataggctccagcaccccccacttccccaaaagggacaagcagtagaaaatggatggatggatggaatatggcaGCTCAGCAACAACAGAATTTTACCACAAAAACAGTAGTAGTTTTTTCCAATTtactgtaatatgttgtaaaGAACACTGTAGAATTCATTGTAATTTTTATGAACTTTAGGGGTAGTTTGCTgcaaagttaagtatttttatttagacaaaaaacatgttttgaaagcatgataatatactgtaatatttgttgcaatgttggatactgttaaagtttaaaatgtgagcaatttcaagcagtacatatattttttctctcaaaatgaaaaaaatccatgacatttagtgagaaaatatgaagtactttattgacacgtaTCACTTGCAGGCCAGATAAAATaaagtggcccccgggccttgactttgacacctgtgctttagagtaatatgactcaagtaaacgtaAAAAAGTAGTCATCCAATTAATTACTGGAGTAAGAGTAAGTATTCAGTGAAAACAACTAATCAAATGCTGAGTaactttgattgtttttttttttttttagatagatagtactttattgattccttcaggagagttccttcaggaaaattcagaGACAACTACATCATGTACTACAAAAGATGCACCTTTTACAGTCAGGTGCAACACAGGACTCATGTGCAGCTCAAACAAAACATTATCGACAACTTAGCGCAACATGATTTCTCGAGTTGGAAGTGGATTTCTTGTAgactgaaatgtgaacatttctaccgacacagatgacagcacatggtgtaaatcaatcaatgtttacttatatagccctaaatcactagtgtctcaaagggctgcacaaaccactaccacatcctcggtaggcccacataagggcaagaaaactcacacccagtgggacgtcggtgacaatgatgactacgagaaccttggagaggaggaaagcaatggatgtggagcgggtctaacatgatactgtgaaagttcaatccataatggatccaacacagtcgcgagagtccagtccaaagcggatccgacacagcagcgagagtcccgttcacagcggagccagcaggaaaccatcccaagcggaggcggatcagcagcgcagagatgtccccagccgatacacaggcaagcagtacatggccatcggactggaccccctccacaagggagagtgggacataggagaaaaagaaaagaaacggcagatcaactggtctaaaaagggagtctatttaaaggctagagtatacaaatgagttttaaggtgagacttaaatgcttctactgaggtagcatctccaactgttaccgggagggcattccagagtactggagcccgaaatgaaaacgctctatagccagcagactttttttgggctttgggaatcactaataagccggagtcctttgaacgcagatttcttgccgggacatatggtacaatacaatcggcaagataggatggagctagaccgtgtagtattttatacgtaagtagtaaaaccttaaagtcacatcttaagtgcacagaaagccagtgcaggtgagccaatataggtatatatgtatgtatatatgtatataaaggtatatacagtataggtatatatgtatgtatatatgtatataaaggtatatacagtataggtatatatgtatgtatatatgtatataaaggtatatacagtataggtatatatgtatgtatatgtgtatataaaggtatatacagtacaggcgtaatgtgatcaaactttcttgttcttgtcaaaagtctagcagccgcattttgtaccaactgtaatcttttaatgctagacatggggagaccccaaaataatacgttacagtagtcgaggcgagatgtaacaaacgcatggataatgatctcagcgtctttagtggacagaagggagcgaattttagcgatattacggagatgaaagaaggccgttttagtaacgcttttaatgtgtgcctcaaaggagagagttgggtcgaagataatacccagattctttaccgagtcaccttgtttaattgtttggttgtcaaatgttagagttgtattattaaatagagttcggtgtctagcaggaccgataatcagcatttccgtttttttggggttgagttgcaaaaagttagcggacatccattgtttaatttcattaagacacgcctccagctgactacaatccggcgtgttggtcagctttaggggcatgtagagttgggtgtcatcagcataacagtgaaagctaataccgtatttgcgtatgatgtcacctagcggcagcatgtagatgctgaagagtgcagggccaaggaccgaaccctggggaattccacacgttaccttaacgtagtccgaggtcacattgttatgggagacacactgcatcctatcagtaagataagagttaaaccaagacagggctgagtctgacataccaattcgtgttttgatacgttctaataaaatattatgatcgacggtatcgaaagcagtgctaagatcgaggagcagcaacatagatgacgcatcagaatccatcgttagcaatagatcattagtcatttttgcgagggctgtctccgtcgagtgatttgccctgaaaccggattgaaaggtttcacatagattgttagacgctaagtgttcatttaactgctccgcaacaattttttcgaggatttttgaaataaagggaaggtgagacaccggtcggtaggtcagtatcgaggttaggtcttttaagaagaggatgaataaccgcttttttgaatgccaggggaacagtgcccgaggagagtgataagtttataatatttagcactgatggacctaataatacaaagagctccttgatcagtttcccaggaagagggtcaagtaaacatgttgtttgttttattccatttacacgttgtaacaattcctctaatgttatttcctcaaaacgagagaaactattttggagggcagtatccgccgtatataccattgtgtcagtgttaatagaaccccgttgtagctgggacgcattgtctttaatctcctttcacgcacagcataaaacctttggtggacaaaatgagaaaaaggAGTGgcttaaaacacgtctttctgtggcagcatcggagaaagttgtacattagtgtgatgagttcaaggatcgctgaaatgagtaggacaaaacggtgcttgccaaatcctctcatcagttaggcatgtttaatacaaactgtgggatttctaacaattaggaaggtgtgtgtcatgtttgttctcctgcaGAAAATATATAAAAGCAAAAAACGACAATTTTTTCCTTCATCTTTATCTCTGAAAGAGGTCTAGGgagccactaggacggcgctAAAGAGTGGCGGGTTGTTGACCCCTGGTCTCGAACATGTCACATGTCATGTTTATGTCATGTGCAGTGGTGGTAGTGTAGTTAATGTAGCTGAAAAACTGGAATACTTGATAATGACACCTATTAATGCATGTAGTGGATCCTCTGAAGTTGTACATGAGTCTTATTATGTGTCCAACAGCTCACCAAGAATACTTTTCAAACAGTGTGTGGAGTGACCCGTGGTTGGAAATGCTTATCCGCTGACCACATGGCAAGCTGGAGTTGTTGGTGTAGCCGCTACACATCCCATCTAATGTACCGTTGTCATTATCTTCATCATCACAGAAAATGTCAAGCTCAGAGGTCAAAGTGTCGAGTGGCGGCCAACAGGTGGTCACAGGCGGCCAACAGGTGGTCACAGGCGGCCAACAGGTGGTCACAGGCGGCCAACAGGTGGTCACAGGCGGCCAACAGGTGGTCACAGGCGGCCAACAGGTGGTCACAGGCGGCCAACAGGTGGTCACAGGCGGCCAACAGGTGGTCACAGGCGGCCAACAGGTGGTCACAGGCGGCCAACAGGTGGTCACAGGCGGCCAACAGGTGGTCACAGGCGGCCAGCAACTACTTTCCAGCCAAGAAACAATGGTATTTCATTTTCTAGCTGTCCTTTGCCAGAAATACTCCTGCATTGAAGTGTTATTAATGCATTCAACCGGAAATAACAACTAATATCAAAATTGCACAGTTTTGATAGAGTCAAAGATATGTTAAGTAGCGTTAGTTATTGTAGTGAGCATTATTATTTTTGCAGGGGCatcattatttatcttatttgtaTACTGGATTTCAGTGGCAGAATGACTAATCATACGACAGCCTCATTCATTTGTGCAATTTGGACCTGCGTGCATATAAGATTAATATCAATAACTTGACATAATACCATAAAATATAACAATACTTCACAATATCAATATTTTTCCAGGCCAAGTAGATTATACAACATTACCTAATTGTGTGACCAACAAGCCACTTGTTTCTTTTAAATCCCACATAGGAGTCAGCGAGGGACAATAACTTGGAATGCAGTCATGAGAATGAAGGTAAGTTATTGATTTTTATGGTTCTATTACGCCATTGTTGCTACCTAGCCAATGGAAGTGGTGGTTATTCTCTATTCTTTTGAGCAGAAGAGGACTTTCCCAGGTACACCACAAAAGAACTCAGGGATCACTTTGAAAGAACCATAGAGGAGGCCGCCCCACACAAACCAATTAAGGTAATCATTTGGATTAAATGTCTTTTTTGTGTCTGCATGTAGCCTAATGGAAACAAAAGAGCCGATATTTGAACTGACGGATATGTTTGTCAGATTCTGTGGATTCCATGCTTTATTTGTAGGTGTTTGTACAATGTAGAATAATTATGAGCTGGAGTTGAAGTTATTTACCCCCAAATGTCATTTTTGCTCTTTAAATAAGATTGGACGTGACATCAATCGGTCTAAGTGGTCCTCAAATGTGAGGCAAAACAACACAGTAACTAATGAGGTGCACCATGTGACAGCCTCAGATGAAACAATGGATGACGAGGACtttccaccaccaccaccagcagCACTTGAAGACGATGATTACCTTCCGCCTCCACCGCCAGATTTACTTCAAATGCCATCAGACTATGAAAATATTCCAGCCGACAATTACTCACCAGAGCTTCAAAGACCTGCAAATCCGTCCAAAAACGTTCTTAGCAAAGATGCTTACTTAAAGCAAAAGGGCTTGTCTGAGCTGAAACGTCTTTACAAGCACATTCATCCAGAGCTTCGCAAAAATATAGAGGAGGACTTCTACAATGAGTACCATGAAGCTGTGAACAAGCAGCAATATGGCCAAGAGCACACGTATGAGGAGGATGCTGATGTCACTGATGAAGAATACGAATGGGAAGAGATTCTGCCTGGTGACGTTCAGGCAAGGCGTTGGATTTTTGAAAATAAACCACTGGATGCCATCAAGGATGAGTACCCAGATGAAGACGAAGACAACAAAAAGATTAGCGAAAAAGAAATGATTCTCGGAAAGGATGTGCGACGTACGGCGTGGATGTTTGAAACCAAGACGATGGATGAGCTGGGTCCACGTGACACCAGTTCCACAGAATATAAGTTCAACAAGTTTGACAAGGGAGACGTCCGTGCCGCGGCGTGGTTGTTCGAAACCCAAACATTGGACAGTGTGAATAAAATGCACAAAGAGGAGGAGCTGACGAAAGAGATCATTTTCACAGAAGAGGATGGTAACGCCACCATTTACCTGGTTGAAAATAAGTACATGGAACGCCTCGGGCACACAGAGACCATCGACGAGAGCCACCTGCTGAGTTTGAGAATGGTGCTAGAAGAAATCGATGACGAGGTAAAAACTATCACAAGCACCTTTGACACTCGGTTTAAATGCATCATCATGGGACAGTCGAGTCAGATGTTAGAAATTAAATCAGTGCGTAAAATTGAAACCGAACTGGAAAACTCGATTGCTTCACGTTGGCTTTTTGACACTCAACCTCTTGATGTGAACAACCCCCCTTCCTCTCTGAAGCTTGTGTGTAGCCTCTCCATGGAAGACAGCAACAAAGGAGACTGGGGCCGATGGTTGTTTGAAATAAAGACGTTAAATTCTCTTGACGAGTTGGACGGTGAAAATGCTGAAAATGAGCGAGTCGGAGCAGATGTGCGCAAACACTGCTTAGTGTTCGAAACCCAACCAATGGATTCTCTCAAGGATAACGCCAATGCCAAACCTCAAACTGTTGAAGACATTATCGGAGGCAATGTTAGATCAGCCAGAAACTTCTTTGAAAGCAGCCCTCAAACTGAGAGGAAGAACTGCCCTGAAGTCGGAAAACTTCAAAAGACTTTAATGAATGGAGAAATAAAAGGTGACGTCAGACATCAAAAATGGCGCTTTGAGAGTCAGCCCTTGGAGCACATtcaagagaaaaagaaggagataACACGGACCGTGGATATTAAAGAGGACCTCACGCAGGAAGATGGCACAAGTTGCAGGGCAGATGTCCGTAAAAACTGCTGGGTGTTCGAGACTCAGCCAATGGACACGTTAAAAGATCATTCAAACAGCCTCTCCTTGACAAAAGAAGATATAATTGCAGGAGACGTGAAATCAGCCAGGCATTACTTCGAAACAATTCCGATTGAAGAACTGAAGGAGCTAGCAGAGGTGGGCAaactgaaaaaaagagatgaactGGAAGAGGAGAGGGGAGATGTTAGACATCAAAAATGGCGTTTTGAAAGCCAACCTTTGGAGCAGATCCGTGATGAAAAGAAAGAAGTCGTCCGAACAATCGATCTGGAAGAAATTGACAAGGTGGACGTGACAAACTACAAGCAAATGTTTGAGAGCACAGAACTAAACAGACGGGATGAGTCTCAAAGGATCCTTGTGGAAGGCATCACAGATGGCTCAGTGCAATCTAACAAGAATCTGTTTGAGTCGGGGCTGTCTTACGCCATGCAAGACAGCTCAGGCCACTTCCATGAGGTGAAAACTGTGCGTCACGAGGAGGTGGTGAGCGCTGACGTTACTACTTACAAATGGATGTTTGAAACACGACCAATCGACCAGTTTGATGAAAGCATCGACAAATACCAACTTATCAGGGGTGTATCCAAACAGGAAATAGAATCTGGTGATGTTAAAACTGCCAAGTGGCTCTTTGAAACACAGCCTCTGGATGCCATTAAGTACTTCAGCAACATTGAAGATGAGGAAAAGGAAAGTCCGAGCCAAGACATTATGAAAGGAGATGTAAAAACCTACAAGTGGCTATTTGAGACACAACCAATGGACACCATGTATGAAAAATTGGACATGAAGAGTGAAAGTCATTGTGAAGAAATGCCAAAGGGAGATGTAAAGTCATGCACGTGGCTTTTTGAGACACAGGCCCTTGATACCATACATGAGACAGAGACCATACTGAAAACATGCACTGTGAATCAAGAGGACATTCAAGGAAAAGACGTAAGAACGGCGTGTTTTCTGTTCGAGACAGAGAAACTGGGAAATCTCTCTGGGGAGGATCGTGGCGCTTTCAAGCGCATCACGGAGATTGACATTGCATCTGGAGAGGTGTCAAGAAAGAAGTACACTTTTGAACACAACACATCCGACATCATGACATCAACGTCTGAGGAAGTGATGCAACATCTCAAGAGGGAACGGACAGAAGACATACAAAAAGGAAATGTCGTGACTTGCAAATGGCTCTTTGAAAACCAATCCATAGACAACATACACCAGGGACAAGAGGACTCAGTGAGAGTCCGCACTGTAACGGATGTACACAGAGGAGACGTCGACAAGGGGCGCTTCATCTTTGAGACCTTCTCCTTGGATCAAATCAAGGTGGCAGCCTCTGAAACGGACCTGTCCACAACACAGATTGTTTGCAATGACGAAGAGAAGGGCGATGTGAGAAATTACACCATGATGTTTGAAACTCAGCCACTTTATGCCATTCAGGACAAAGATGGTTATTACCACGAGGTCACCACTGTCACCAGCGAAGAGGTGACACGGGGAGACGTACTCGGAACACGGTGGTTGTTTGAAACCAAACCCCTTGACGCTATTAAGGACTCAAACGAGGTGTACATCTTAAAATCAGTGACACAGGAGGATGAACAAAAAGGAGATGTGACCTCTGCAAAGTGGAGGTTTGAGACACAACCTCTGGATAGGATTTCGGAAGATGAGAAGCCGTTGATGAGGACTGTGGAAGACATTCAAGGTGGCAATGTAAAGATGAATAAAGAACATTTTGAGTCTGAGACTACGTCGCAGGATTCCGTCAGAACAGTCAACGTAAGTGAAATACAGAAAGGAGACGTCAGGACAGCCAAATGGAGATTTGAAACCCAGTCAATCGACAAAATAAGAAGTCTGAGCTCAGAAAACCTCATTGAGACTGTTAAAAAGGAGGAGGTAGAAAAGGGAGACGTGAAGCATTCCGTTTGGCTCTTTGAGAAAAATCCTCTCGACCACATCAAAGAGGTTGATGAAGACGAGGAGACTCATGTCACGCAAGAGGAAATTCTCAAAGCAGATGTAAAGTCAACAACGTGGCTCTTTGAAACGACACCTTTTGATGGCTTTAACGAGACGAGAACAGAGAAAACAGAAATTCTGGGCAAGAGTGTCAAGGGAACGCTTGAGGAGCTTTACAGTCAGAAAATGGTAACATCGAAAGGAATACTAATTGAATCTGATGAAATTGGTGACGTTAGGATGGCAAAATATCACCTCATGAATCAGCAAACTCCGGAGATTCAGAGAGAGGAAGTCATCAGGGGGgatttgcagactataatgaTGAATCTACTAAACAGGCAGGAAAAACAGAAGCGGCAGGTGGTCATCGAATCTGAAGAGAAGGGTCATATCAGTACAACAGTGCAGCAGCTATTCAACCAAGAGAGCACTAGCAGTATTGAAAAGGAAGACATTATAAGCGGGGACATCCAGGAAGCCATACATAACCTGTTTCATGAAACTGGCTCAGCCAAACAAGGAATTCTCATTCAGGAGGATGAGAAAGGAGACGTTCGGATGACCATATATTCCCTTCTAAACAAACAAGACTGTGTTGATGTGGAAAAAGAAGGTGTTGTAAGAGGTGACATAAAGAGTACTCTGCAAAGACTCTCCAGCCAAGATCAGCCCGATCTGACAAAGAAGATAACCATAGATGACACTGAGAAGGGAAATGTCCATTTTTATTCCACATGTATTGAATCTGGGGCCCTCACGTATCTCAAACAGCTCCATTCAGAACCAGATGAAGAGTTGACTGACACGTTCGAGAAAGAAAAGATTATTGGAGGTGATATTGAGGGCACCAAAGTCATTCTCAGTCGCAACCAAACTCAAATCGAGCGCACAGTGGATGATATCGTAGCTGGCGACGTTCATAAGACGCTGAAAATTTTCATGACGGAGCCCATCTTGTCATTAGAGAGTCCCCAAAAGGAGGACATTGTTAAAGGAAATTTGAAAGCTGCTTTGACTTCATTGTCTGAGTCAGTTAACCAGACTGTTGTTGTGGAGAAAGAGGAGGTGGTGAAAGGCAACATACCCAAAACCATGCAATGCCTGGAGAGAGCGCAGAAATGTCACAAAGAAATGGACAAGCCACATATAATTCCTGGAAATATCAAGGGAGCTCTGAAATCTCTTGAGGAATCTGTAACTTCCCGAGTAGAAGCTGCCATTGAAGATCTCGTCCCTGGAGATGTGAAAGCCACATTACGAACTCTTGAGCTGGCCAAGAGGTCGGTGCGGGAGTCGGAAAAGGAAGAAATCATGAAGGGCGATATTCACACAGCAATACAATGCCTACATGAGGCGTCTGCTGATAAGAGAACATGTCAACAGGAGATAGATGTGCAGGGAGATGTCAAAAGAACAATTAAGCTTTTAACGGGGCCTCCATCTTCACCCAAAATGCAAAGGAGCTCGAGTATTGAAGAGCTGAAAGGTGGTGTGGAGATGTCAATGAAATCTTTATATAAGACACAAGAGCAAACTGAGGTAGAAAAAGAAGAAGTGGTGAGGGGTGATGTGAAAGGCACCATTAAGTCATTGTTGGAAACGGCACAGCGTGAAAGTCCCAAAGGGAGACGGGGCGCCTACAGGAGAGTGCCAGTCAAGCAGAGGCCTCCTGACAACAATCTAAATGCTGAAGCACAGAGGAATATACACAAAATTACAACTGCTGCTTCAGCTGAAAGTCAGTCAGTCATTAACGTGACTGTAACCAGTCAATCGAATTCTTGTACAGTGGAGCAGAGCAAAAAGCAATCAAAATCTGTAGTGGAGCACAAAACTATTACACAAAATCACGGCATTAAAACATTGAAAACAGACTTTTGCAATCTGAAGCCAAAAGGAATGATACGATTAAATAAAACCAACGTGGAAACCAATGTTTACACCCTGAAAGGACAGACGTCAGAGCCCGATCTGCCTCTTCCTCCACCACCTCCACCTGTGGTAGACATTGATCTTCCCCCTCCTCCTACACCTCCTCCACCCTCGGTCAACTCTGACATTGACCCCCTTCCTCCTCCACCGCCACCACTTACCAATGAGGAGGACTTCCTCCCACCACCTCCACCTCAGCAAGAACTGGAAATAATTCCAGCACAGGCAGTTAATGTCTCACCAGCGAAGGCcaaaaagatgacagtcaagaaGGTGAAACCTCCGACCTTGTGCCCTGTGCCCAAACTCGAGTCTAAAGTGGAATCATACCATGTAGCAGGAGCGAGCAAGTCCATAATTACCTCACGCACTTCAGCAACAACTGAAGTGCCTCCCCACCCGGAATCACCACAGCCGCCAAGGAAAGTTTGCATTTCTCCTATAAAATtcactcctcctccttcccctcCACCTCCAATGAGAGGGAAAGCCAGTAAATTTAACACCGCATTAATTAAAGCAGAGGAAAAGTACCGGAAGTCGAAAGACGAAAACACTCCTCCAAGCACTCCAACTCCTCCCTGTATAAATAACACACTTACTGCCGGGTTCCAGACCATTACTACTGGAGATTTAAAGCTGACAAATAACGTACCCAGGGTGACACAGAGCTCAGTTGTGGAGATTGATTCGCACTTCTCAACATCCAAGCAGATTGCTGTCACCAACACCATCCAGGACAACATCAGCACCAGTCAGGAAACAACCCTCACAGGGCCGACCACAATATCATCTGCCAAGCAGGAAATGGTTGCTAATCAGACCTCGAAAGGAGTCTCTTTTAAAAAGACCTCCTCAATGACTTCCATGAGACAAGAGACTAAGAAAACGACAGCACAAAACATGGTCTCTGTTTCCACCAAACGGTCAACTCAGGCTATCACTGCCACCCAAGTCCAGGGTTTACCCAAAACAGGAGAAGAAACTACTGATGAGAAGAAAAATGTGAAAAGTCTGAAAGTGAAGGGAACTGAGAAATATGAAAGACAAAAAGATAAATCAGTGGCCTTGGTTCAAAACGAGAAACATGAAACATTTAAACCGAATTTAAATAAACTCCAAATGGAGACCAAGACAAAGGAGGAACCACAATCACACAATAAAACAGATACGTCAGAGAAAAATGCTAAGTTACTTAAATGGAGTAAATCTGATGATAGAACCACAGGTGAAGAGAAAGTTGCTGATAAATCGAAGATAACGGAAAAGGCAGTAGCTACTGTGAAAACTAAAACGGCTAAAACACATCAAAAGGTGCGAAAGAGTAATAAGCATGAAAAGCAGGTTGATTTGAAGACGGCAGAAGAGACGGAGACACAGGTGGACATGAAGCCTCCTGTTGAGGTGAAAGTAATCAATGAGACTAAAGAGATAAAACCAGAATTAAAGCTGGAGATAAACGCAGCTAATGATGTTGCTATAAATATATTTGACAACCAACCAGAAACTTCAACACcaataaagaagaaaaagaaatccAAAAAAACCAAAGGGGTTGCACAATCTGGTCAAAATAAAGACGCTGACATAGAATCAAAGGCAGCCCTTTCAGAAACGTTGACTCAAACACTAGAAACAATTGCTGCTTCCCTAATGGACACAATAGTTACAGAAGAAGCGGTAAAGGCTGAAGGCAAAGGGGATTACAACTCACAGCAGAAAAAGAAACCTCAAAATCAACTTGTGGGATGTCAAAAGAAGAAAGCAGCGAGAGTTGTTCAGAGCAGTGCACAGACTCAGCAGGAAGAAAGTCCTGCTGACCCAAATAAAGTCTCCCTTGAGTCAGAGCTAAATGACAAGCTAAAATCAACATCAAAAGTGGAAGCTCAAAAGCAACCAGTCCCAGGATTTTTGTCTTACATCAAAGGCATCCAAACAATTTCCAAAAC is a window encoding:
- the xirp2b gene encoding xin actin-binding repeat-containing protein 2 isoform X1; protein product: MNRAHAAARLGDNSVPSRKMSSSEVKVSSGGQQVVTGGQQVVTGGQQVVTGGQQVVTGGQQVVTGGQQVVTGGQQVVTGGQQVVTGGQQVVTGGQQVVTGGQQVVTGGQQLLSSQETMESARDNNLECSHENEEEDFPRYTTKELRDHFERTIEEAAPHKPIKIGRDINRSKWSSNVRQNNTVTNEVHHVTASDETMDDEDFPPPPPAALEDDDYLPPPPPDLLQMPSDYENIPADNYSPELQRPANPSKNVLSKDAYLKQKGLSELKRLYKHIHPELRKNIEEDFYNEYHEAVNKQQYGQEHTYEEDADVTDEEYEWEEILPGDVQARRWIFENKPLDAIKDEYPDEDEDNKKISEKEMILGKDVRRTAWMFETKTMDELGPRDTSSTEYKFNKFDKGDVRAAAWLFETQTLDSVNKMHKEEELTKEIIFTEEDGNATIYLVENKYMERLGHTETIDESHLLSLRMVLEEIDDEVKTITSTFDTRFKCIIMGQSSQMLEIKSVRKIETELENSIASRWLFDTQPLDVNNPPSSLKLVCSLSMEDSNKGDWGRWLFEIKTLNSLDELDGENAENERVGADVRKHCLVFETQPMDSLKDNANAKPQTVEDIIGGNVRSARNFFESSPQTERKNCPEVGKLQKTLMNGEIKGDVRHQKWRFESQPLEHIQEKKKEITRTVDIKEDLTQEDGTSCRADVRKNCWVFETQPMDTLKDHSNSLSLTKEDIIAGDVKSARHYFETIPIEELKELAEVGKLKKRDELEEERGDVRHQKWRFESQPLEQIRDEKKEVVRTIDLEEIDKVDVTNYKQMFESTELNRRDESQRILVEGITDGSVQSNKNLFESGLSYAMQDSSGHFHEVKTVRHEEVVSADVTTYKWMFETRPIDQFDESIDKYQLIRGVSKQEIESGDVKTAKWLFETQPLDAIKYFSNIEDEEKESPSQDIMKGDVKTYKWLFETQPMDTMYEKLDMKSESHCEEMPKGDVKSCTWLFETQALDTIHETETILKTCTVNQEDIQGKDVRTACFLFETEKLGNLSGEDRGAFKRITEIDIASGEVSRKKYTFEHNTSDIMTSTSEEVMQHLKRERTEDIQKGNVVTCKWLFENQSIDNIHQGQEDSVRVRTVTDVHRGDVDKGRFIFETFSLDQIKVAASETDLSTTQIVCNDEEKGDVRNYTMMFETQPLYAIQDKDGYYHEVTTVTSEEVTRGDVLGTRWLFETKPLDAIKDSNEVYILKSVTQEDEQKGDVTSAKWRFETQPLDRISEDEKPLMRTVEDIQGGNVKMNKEHFESETTSQDSVRTVNVSEIQKGDVRTAKWRFETQSIDKIRSLSSENLIETVKKEEVEKGDVKHSVWLFEKNPLDHIKEVDEDEETHVTQEEILKADVKSTTWLFETTPFDGFNETRTEKTEILGKSVKGTLEELYSQKMVTSKGILIESDEIGDVRMAKYHLMNQQTPEIQREEVIRGDLQTIMMNLLNRQEKQKRQVVIESEEKGHISTTVQQLFNQESTSSIEKEDIISGDIQEAIHNLFHETGSAKQGILIQEDEKGDVRMTIYSLLNKQDCVDVEKEGVVRGDIKSTLQRLSSQDQPDLTKKITIDDTEKGNVHFYSTCIESGALTYLKQLHSEPDEELTDTFEKEKIIGGDIEGTKVILSRNQTQIERTVDDIVAGDVHKTLKIFMTEPILSLESPQKEDIVKGNLKAALTSLSESVNQTVVVEKEEVVKGNIPKTMQCLERAQKCHKEMDKPHIIPGNIKGALKSLEESVTSRVEAAIEDLVPGDVKATLRTLELAKRSVRESEKEEIMKGDIHTAIQCLHEASADKRTCQQEIDVQGDVKRTIKLLTGPPSSPKMQRSSSIEELKGGVEMSMKSLYKTQEQTEVEKEEVVRGDVKGTIKSLLETAQRESPKGRRGAYRRVPVKQRPPDNNLNAEAQRNIHKITTAASAESQSVINVTVTSQSNSCTVEQSKKQSKSVVEHKTITQNHGIKTLKTDFCNLKPKGMIRLNKTNVETNVYTLKGQTSEPDLPLPPPPPPVVDIDLPPPPTPPPPSVNSDIDPLPPPPPPLTNEEDFLPPPPPQQELEIIPAQAVNVSPAKAKKMTVKKVKPPTLCPVPKLESKVESYHVAGASKSIITSRTSATTEVPPHPESPQPPRKVCISPIKFTPPPSPPPPMRGKASKFNTALIKAEEKYRKSKDENTPPSTPTPPCINNTLTAGFQTITTGDLKLTNNVPRVTQSSVVEIDSHFSTSKQIAVTNTIQDNISTSQETTLTGPTTISSAKQEMVANQTSKGVSFKKTSSMTSMRQETKKTTAQNMVSVSTKRSTQAITATQVQGLPKTGEETTDEKKNVKSLKVKGTEKYERQKDKSVALVQNEKHETFKPNLNKLQMETKTKEEPQSHNKTDTSEKNAKLLKWSKSDDRTTGEEKVADKSKITEKAVATVKTKTAKTHQKVRKSNKHEKQVDLKTAEETETQVDMKPPVEVKVINETKEIKPELKLEINAANDVAINIFDNQPETSTPIKKKKKSKKTKGVAQSGQNKDADIESKAALSETLTQTLETIAASLMDTIVTEEAVKAEGKGDYNSQQKKKPQNQLVGCQKKKAARVVQSSAQTQQEESPADPNKVSLESELNDKLKSTSKVEAQKQPVPGFLSYIKGIQTISKTVIGTVEDCLKSPQVLDKPGQSFAETTPKADMKEKHECETLAELAPCTGISKISVGSTKVQTQTTLHERRNEEASQVKSTDFRAPSPSLRTRPPSPTFITIESVLRTDSPQRVTPSPTLLHRPATPPPPPRRSGETPTARLTRITPSPTFDKAENLERLKDTTMKLSRGITPPPLISPQLICEKKSEIVEAPSSFHRQIKLETTSNSEEMLWKTFSAEPAKIEKDTSEDPETLNAKNTQSSSEIKLPLCNDVPEETSELSLASVKEKREFFEEAQKAEMNKSYTRKEQIAIPERLGPDLEDSEQEHLQRANPPMVDLVKELESTETDIRREFIPLDNEAEDCIKEIDEGMPTFNIQAIRNVFEMDKQSFSLDEEKRNDEEPISSRQEAPSNTSRLQSLLEMQGGLEQSTSLLPQESVQETIATNPSALSESKSITEHFSNVDGLGSEVTMTSVSQQSGSPSRPPPPFSYADAVKRNAGGARRAQTFDQEATENLLKNFHQTWTESETVFKSLGCGVSKEMTSQVVSHRQTSSVSGSGSQVRTLPGVSKEGLSDGWVDCGQKKVP